The following proteins are co-located in the Bacteroidota bacterium genome:
- a CDS encoding sugar transferase, whose product MNRFRKSLLYFLLDLIASFGVWMLFFLLRRYLFESSTFSYSDEKAILQLRNAGIIAGYWVILYGIGGLYSDPFRKSRLRELLQVFQATGFGVLVLFFTIFLDDPKPITTSWRFYFIYFLLQFVTIAFFHFLVSTNTNSRIRRRKIGFSTLIIGCGPTAFKLWNELESRRRSLGYTFQGYLSLPGHPDSLFFGKLKHFGDISRIHEVVNSRKIDEVIIALDQDDKERIVEVVDLLETTRARIKIVPGVHDLLLGRVRTTHMMGSPLIEINPKLLSNAEAFFKRGFDLTASICALILLAPVFLTLAIIIRLDSKGPIFYRQERIGKWGKPFKIIKFRSMRTDAEAAGPALSSENDPRITRVGRFMRKTRLDEFPQFLNVLKGDMSIIGPRPERQFFIDQIVKIAPHYRHLHRVRPGITSWGQVKYGYASTVEEMIERMTYDILYIENISLLLDMKIIIYTVLVMIEGRGK is encoded by the coding sequence ATGAACCGCTTCAGGAAATCCCTCTTGTATTTTTTACTGGATCTGATCGCCTCTTTTGGGGTGTGGATGCTCTTTTTCCTGTTGCGACGTTATCTCTTCGAATCCAGCACTTTTTCCTATTCAGACGAAAAGGCCATTTTGCAGCTGCGCAATGCCGGCATCATTGCAGGCTATTGGGTGATCCTCTACGGCATTGGCGGATTGTATTCCGATCCGTTCCGTAAGTCGCGTTTGCGGGAATTGCTGCAAGTTTTTCAAGCCACCGGCTTCGGTGTTTTGGTGCTGTTTTTTACGATTTTCCTCGATGATCCTAAGCCGATTACCACTTCTTGGCGGTTCTACTTCATTTATTTTCTACTTCAGTTTGTCACCATCGCCTTCTTCCATTTTCTGGTTTCGACGAATACGAATTCGAGGATCAGGCGCAGGAAAATCGGTTTCTCCACCCTGATCATTGGTTGTGGACCTACGGCTTTTAAACTCTGGAATGAATTGGAGTCGCGTCGCCGATCATTGGGGTACACGTTTCAAGGTTATCTGAGCCTCCCCGGCCATCCCGACAGCCTGTTTTTTGGAAAGCTGAAGCATTTTGGGGACATCAGCCGCATCCATGAGGTCGTCAACAGCCGCAAAATCGATGAAGTAATCATCGCGCTGGACCAAGACGACAAAGAGCGCATCGTCGAAGTGGTGGATTTGCTCGAGACCACAAGGGCACGCATCAAAATCGTGCCTGGTGTGCATGACCTCCTGCTCGGGCGTGTGCGCACCACCCACATGATGGGTTCGCCGCTCATTGAAATCAATCCTAAATTACTTTCCAATGCCGAGGCATTTTTCAAGCGCGGATTTGACCTCACAGCCTCTATTTGCGCGTTGATTTTGTTGGCGCCGGTATTTCTCACCCTTGCCATTATCATTCGCCTGGATTCAAAAGGACCGATTTTTTATCGTCAGGAACGCATCGGGAAATGGGGCAAGCCCTTCAAAATCATTAAATTCCGATCCATGCGCACCGATGCTGAAGCCGCCGGACCAGCGCTCAGTTCGGAAAATGATCCGCGTATCACGCGCGTAGGCCGGTTCATGCGCAAGACCCGTCTCGACGAATTTCCGCAATTCCTCAACGTGCTCAAAGGCGACATGAGCATCATTGGACCTCGCCCGGAGCGGCAGTTTTTCATCGATCAAATCGTGAAAATCGCCCCGCATTACCGGCATTTGCACCGCGTACGCCCCGGCATCACGTCGTGGGGCCAAGTCAAATACGGCTACGCTTCAACCG
- a CDS encoding T9SS type A sorting domain-containing protein: MRKKITLFVAFALLAVGAIAQSDCGNGRYLSEVFSAYTRTNNITYGANINLQGQNQSLEMDIWEPTGDNEPLRPIIVMEHGGSFVGGSKDAVDITSLADPLSKRGFVIASVEYRLGMAGLPFPGPDSIKASTSVWRAVADFKAAVRFLYKSAQNGNPYRIDTNRLYIGGVSAGAVSACHYAFLDDINEMPSYIDTTLAGTGGGIEGNSGNPGYSSRIHGVVNVCGMLADTAWMTANDEPIVSLHGDQDAVVPYGSAMITVAGFYPIFVVDGSASITAKAVELGIDNCFWTYPGGDHTPHINGGADLVTTVNIISNFMHHLVCNEPTTCDPLAGQADAISRIQMEVFPNPAQQAFDIQLSGEVPANWDYSLIDATGRMVSTGNVNGAAAVRLDRQGLAAGIYLVKVEGEQFSRTLRVVLQ, encoded by the coding sequence ATGAGAAAAAAAATTACACTATTTGTTGCGTTTGCGCTTTTGGCTGTGGGTGCCATTGCCCAGAGCGATTGCGGTAATGGCCGGTACCTATCCGAGGTATTTTCTGCCTATACCCGCACCAATAACATCACCTACGGTGCCAACATCAACCTGCAAGGGCAAAACCAATCCTTGGAGATGGACATTTGGGAACCTACGGGAGACAACGAACCGCTGCGCCCGATCATCGTGATGGAGCATGGAGGCAGTTTTGTCGGCGGCAGCAAGGATGCGGTGGACATTACAAGCTTGGCAGATCCTTTGAGCAAGCGCGGGTTTGTGATCGCATCTGTCGAATACCGTTTGGGTATGGCCGGACTTCCTTTCCCCGGCCCTGACTCCATCAAGGCCTCCACTTCTGTGTGGCGTGCAGTGGCTGACTTCAAAGCTGCCGTTCGATTTCTTTACAAAAGTGCCCAAAACGGCAATCCTTACCGCATTGACACCAATCGCCTCTACATTGGCGGCGTATCTGCAGGCGCAGTTTCTGCCTGCCACTATGCGTTCTTGGACGACATCAACGAAATGCCGAGCTACATCGACACCACCTTGGCAGGAACCGGCGGCGGTATCGAAGGAAACAGTGGTAACCCTGGCTACAGCTCACGCATTCATGGCGTCGTCAATGTTTGTGGCATGCTCGCGGATACCGCTTGGATGACTGCCAATGATGAACCGATTGTAAGCCTTCATGGCGATCAGGACGCCGTGGTTCCTTATGGCTCTGCCATGATCACGGTCGCTGGCTTCTATCCGATTTTTGTCGTCGATGGTAGCGCAAGCATCACCGCCAAAGCCGTTGAGTTGGGCATTGACAATTGTTTTTGGACTTATCCCGGCGGCGATCATACCCCGCACATCAACGGTGGAGCCGATTTGGTGACAACCGTGAATATCATCAGCAATTTCATGCATCACTTGGTTTGCAATGAGCCTACCACTTGTGATCCGCTTGCTGGTCAGGCCGATGCCATTTCCCGGATTCAAATGGAGGTTTTCCCAAATCCTGCGCAACAAGCATTTGACATTCAATTGAGTGGCGAAGTGCCTGCCAATTGGGATTATAGCTTGATCGATGCCACAGGTAGAATGGTCTCCACTGGAAACGTGAACGGCGCAGCAGCTGTTCGCCTCGACCGCCAAGGTTTGGCAGCAGGAATTTACCTGGTGAAAGTCGAAGGAGAGCAATTCTCGCGCACCCTGCGCGTCGTCCTTCAATAA
- a CDS encoding enoyl-ACP reductase: MGYNLLKGKKGIIFGALDESSIAWKVAEKAHAEGAEILLTNAPVALRMGQVNQLAERLGTVVVPADATEMADLNNLFDVAAERFGKVDFILHSIGMSPNVRKNKGYTELNYDWYHKTLDISGMSFHRVMQVAYERDMMNEWGSILALSYIAAQRTFAKYNDMAEAKALLESIARSFGYHFGKAKKVRVNTISQSPTPTTAGSGVKGFDKMLDFGEKLSPLGNATADECADYCITLFSDLTRKVTMQNLFHDGGFSSVGISEDLLEAL; the protein is encoded by the coding sequence ATGGGTTACAACCTGCTCAAAGGAAAAAAAGGAATCATCTTTGGCGCGCTCGACGAGTCGTCCATTGCTTGGAAAGTCGCTGAAAAGGCCCACGCCGAAGGCGCTGAAATCCTGCTTACCAACGCGCCCGTCGCGCTGCGCATGGGACAAGTGAATCAGCTTGCAGAGCGTTTGGGAACCGTCGTCGTTCCAGCAGACGCCACCGAGATGGCTGACCTCAACAACTTGTTTGACGTCGCCGCAGAGCGCTTCGGCAAGGTCGATTTCATCCTGCATTCGATCGGAATGTCGCCCAACGTGCGCAAAAACAAGGGTTATACCGAGCTCAACTACGATTGGTACCACAAGACCCTCGACATTTCGGGGATGTCGTTTCACCGCGTGATGCAAGTCGCCTACGAGCGCGACATGATGAACGAATGGGGCAGCATCCTGGCGCTGAGCTACATCGCTGCGCAACGCACATTCGCAAAATACAATGACATGGCGGAGGCCAAAGCGCTGTTGGAAAGCATCGCGCGTAGCTTCGGCTACCACTTCGGCAAAGCCAAAAAGGTCCGCGTCAACACGATCAGCCAAAGCCCGACCCCGACGACAGCCGGTTCCGGTGTGAAAGGCTTCGACAAAATGCTTGATTTCGGCGAAAAGCTCAGCCCGCTCGGCAACGCCACCGCCGACGAATGCGCAGATTATTGCATCACCCTCTTCAGCGACCTCACCCGCAAGGTGACCATGCAAAACCTCTTCCACGACGGCGGCTTCAGCAGCGTCGGCATTTCGGAGGATTTGCTGGAAGCGTTATGA
- the recN gene encoding DNA repair protein RecN: protein MLRSLYIANYALIDETDILLGKGLNILTGETGAGKSLLLGAIGLILGRRVDYGYIFNPEKKCVVEAVFENIPAETANELKKIEDFDWDDAHLVIRREAAADGKSRAFINDTPVNLQVLKDVTGMLVDLHGQHQNQMLLDPDFQLKLLDQFAGTTPLAREFGKKLGELSKIRKQIDELEKEEALARQQQDYFRFLVEELTTANLSLEEEATLEAELEMLEHAGEIKETLGFVNSTLYDDESSAYSQLSAAIERLDRAAKINESIGQHQQSLNEARILLQETVRELDRIGDKIDLDPGTLQAMQERSEFLQRLKKKYSVSNVFELIAAREEYAAKVGHFDSLGSQIEDLNIRLAEARKEVAAAGTTLEASRKKVALTLNASVDDLLRQVGLENAKFEVTIGRIEDANGILEIDGKRIQPNPSGINRVDFRIRTNAGLPLGSLGQIASGGEVSRVMLAIKAALAEKAELSVLIFDEIDTGISGEVANKVGKVMAQLAKRYQLIAITHLPQIAAKGDHHFRIYKEIVGAGTISRVEKLDENGRVMELAHMLSGADPSEHAIKNAKELISSAKG, encoded by the coding sequence ATGCTTCGATCCCTCTACATCGCCAATTATGCCCTCATTGATGAAACCGACATTTTGCTCGGAAAAGGGCTCAACATCCTCACCGGTGAAACGGGGGCCGGTAAATCATTGCTGCTAGGAGCCATCGGTTTGATTTTGGGCCGTCGGGTTGACTACGGCTATATTTTCAACCCCGAGAAAAAATGTGTCGTCGAAGCCGTATTCGAAAATATCCCTGCTGAAACGGCGAATGAACTCAAGAAAATCGAGGATTTTGACTGGGATGATGCCCATTTGGTGATTCGAAGGGAAGCCGCTGCCGATGGGAAGTCCCGCGCTTTCATCAACGATACGCCCGTGAATCTGCAGGTGCTCAAAGACGTCACCGGAATGTTGGTCGACCTGCATGGGCAGCATCAGAATCAAATGTTGCTCGATCCAGATTTTCAGTTGAAACTGCTCGATCAATTTGCTGGAACGACGCCGTTGGCCAGGGAATTCGGGAAAAAACTTGGCGAATTGAGCAAAATTCGGAAGCAGATCGATGAACTGGAGAAAGAGGAAGCCCTCGCTCGTCAACAACAGGACTACTTCCGGTTTTTGGTGGAAGAATTGACGACAGCAAATTTGAGTCTGGAAGAAGAGGCGACCCTGGAAGCCGAACTCGAAATGCTGGAACATGCCGGCGAAATCAAGGAAACGCTGGGATTCGTCAACAGTACGCTTTATGACGACGAATCCTCGGCCTACAGTCAATTGAGCGCCGCGATCGAGCGCCTCGATCGTGCCGCCAAAATCAACGAAAGCATTGGTCAGCATCAGCAAAGCTTGAACGAAGCCCGCATCCTGCTGCAGGAAACGGTCCGCGAACTCGACCGCATCGGCGACAAAATTGACCTTGATCCGGGAACCCTGCAGGCCATGCAGGAGCGTTCGGAGTTTTTGCAGCGCCTCAAGAAGAAATATTCCGTTTCCAATGTCTTCGAATTGATCGCAGCACGGGAAGAATACGCGGCAAAAGTCGGGCATTTTGATTCCTTGGGGAGCCAAATCGAAGACTTGAATATCCGCCTCGCCGAGGCGCGAAAAGAAGTTGCAGCTGCAGGCACGACCTTGGAGGCGTCGCGGAAAAAAGTTGCCTTGACCTTGAATGCGAGCGTGGATGACTTGTTGCGGCAAGTAGGTTTGGAAAATGCCAAGTTTGAGGTGACGATTGGCCGAATCGAAGACGCCAACGGCATCCTGGAAATCGACGGAAAGCGCATCCAGCCCAATCCTTCAGGCATCAATCGGGTGGATTTCAGAATTCGCACCAACGCGGGTTTGCCCTTGGGTTCGCTCGGGCAAATCGCCTCCGGGGGCGAAGTTTCCAGGGTCATGCTCGCCATCAAAGCTGCCCTCGCGGAAAAAGCAGAGCTTTCTGTCCTCATCTTCGACGAAATCGATACGGGCATCTCGGGCGAAGTTGCCAACAAAGTCGGCAAGGTCATGGCGCAACTCGCCAAGCGCTATCAGCTCATCGCGATTACGCACCTGCCCCAAATTGCAGCCAAAGGCGACCATCATTTCCGCATTTACAAGGAAATTGTCGGTGCAGGAACCATTAGCCGGGTGGAAAAACTCGATGAAAACGGTCGCGTGATGGAGCTCGCGCACATGCTCAGTGGCGCAGACCCGAGCGAACATGCAATCAAAAATGCAAAAGAATTGATATCTTCGGCCAAAGGCTGA
- a CDS encoding Gfo/Idh/MocA family oxidoreductase codes for MIKIGVIGVGHLGSIHLRLLKEIPEYEVVGFFDTDRERAAAIEQEMEVKSWDDMNSLIEACDAVDIVTPTVSHFECAKAALKRFKHIFIEKPVTHTVEEAKSLQRLAREANVKAMVGHVERFNPAYLAIKDQELRPLFIESHRLAQWNPRGTTASVVLDLMIHDIDIILCLVGSGIKKISASGVSVVSETPDIANARIEFDNGATANLTASRISFRNMRKMRLFQRKMYLSVDFLNKTCEIIHMNDQDSTPDPTKNKIEFKSGESTKTLTFENPKVTPVNSIRMEFEEFAKAINNDTEVPVTLEQATLALDTAYLIMDKINQLCIV; via the coding sequence ATGATCAAAATCGGTGTCATCGGCGTCGGCCATCTGGGAAGCATTCATTTGCGCCTGTTGAAGGAAATTCCAGAGTATGAAGTTGTTGGTTTTTTTGATACCGACCGGGAGCGGGCCGCCGCCATTGAGCAGGAGATGGAAGTCAAGTCTTGGGACGACATGAATTCGCTGATCGAAGCCTGCGATGCCGTGGACATTGTCACGCCAACCGTTTCCCACTTTGAATGCGCCAAGGCAGCTTTGAAGCGCTTCAAGCATATTTTCATCGAAAAACCCGTTACACATACTGTCGAAGAGGCCAAATCTTTGCAGCGCCTTGCACGCGAAGCCAATGTCAAGGCCATGGTCGGCCACGTCGAGCGTTTTAATCCCGCCTATTTGGCGATCAAGGATCAGGAATTGCGTCCACTTTTTATCGAATCCCACCGTTTGGCGCAGTGGAACCCGCGCGGCACGACCGCTTCCGTGGTGCTCGACCTCATGATCCATGACATCGACATCATCCTTTGCCTTGTCGGATCAGGGATCAAAAAGATCAGCGCCAGCGGTGTTTCCGTCGTGAGCGAGACGCCCGACATCGCCAATGCCCGCATCGAATTTGACAATGGGGCCACGGCCAACCTTACCGCAAGCCGCATCTCCTTCCGCAATATGCGCAAGATGAGGTTGTTCCAAAGGAAAATGTACCTTTCGGTGGATTTTCTCAACAAAACCTGCGAAATCATTCACATGAATGATCAGGACAGCACCCCCGATCCCACCAAAAATAAAATCGAATTCAAATCGGGTGAATCCACCAAAACCTTGACGTTTGAAAATCCCAAAGTGACGCCTGTGAATTCCATTCGAATGGAATTTGAGGAATTTGCCAAGGCGATCAACAACGACACAGAGGTGCCTGTCACACTCGAGCAGGCTACGTTAGCGCTAGACACCGCTTATTTGATCATGGACAAAATCAATCAACTATGCATCGTTTGA
- a CDS encoding protein-L-isoaspartate(D-aspartate) O-methyltransferase produces MIDSYKHKGLREKLIRAMMEKGLKDEAVLAAMRKVPRHAFVESAFTEAAYEDRPLPIGDGQTISQPLTVGFQSSMLDVKPGMKVLEIGTGSGYQAAVLCELGAKVFSVERIRVHHQKAAALLEELGYKVRLKWGDGTMGWSQFAPFDRILVTAASPSVPEALKKQLTIGGKLIIPVGELDKQQMATVTRIAENEWQIVKDGYYQFVPLLGKQGWQEEA; encoded by the coding sequence ATGATTGACAGCTATAAACACAAGGGTCTGCGGGAGAAATTGATCCGAGCGATGATGGAAAAGGGCCTGAAAGACGAGGCCGTACTTGCTGCAATGCGCAAGGTGCCGCGCCATGCCTTTGTCGAGAGTGCTTTCACGGAGGCGGCCTATGAAGACCGGCCGCTGCCGATTGGCGACGGACAAACGATCAGTCAGCCACTGACCGTTGGTTTTCAGAGCAGTATGCTCGACGTCAAACCCGGAATGAAAGTGTTGGAAATCGGAACAGGCTCAGGTTACCAAGCTGCCGTGCTCTGCGAATTGGGTGCAAAGGTGTTCAGCGTCGAGCGCATCCGCGTACATCATCAAAAGGCCGCAGCGTTGCTTGAGGAACTAGGCTACAAAGTTCGCCTGAAATGGGGTGATGGCACCATGGGTTGGAGCCAATTTGCGCCATTTGACCGCATTTTGGTCACTGCAGCAAGCCCGAGCGTGCCCGAAGCGCTCAAAAAACAACTGACAATTGGTGGAAAACTCATCATTCCCGTCGGCGAATTGGACAAACAACAGATGGCAACGGTGACGCGCATTGCAGAAAACGAATGGCAGATTGTCAAGGATGGATACTACCAATTTGTTCCGTTGCTGGGGAAACAAGGCTGGCAAGAAGAGGCTTGA